One window from the genome of Acidihalobacter ferrooxydans encodes:
- the alaC gene encoding alanine transaminase — protein sequence MKDDFPRIQRLPPYVFNIVNELKAKARARGEDIIDFGMGNPDQPTPEHIVEKLVEAARRGDTHRYSVSRGIPRLRRAICHWYKTRFDVDLDPDSEAIVTIGSKEGLAHLALATLGPGDAVLVPNPAYPIHPYGCVIAGADIRHVPMTPDVDFFHELERAIVDSWPRPKMLILNFPGNPTGQCVELDFFEKVVAIAREHGIWVVHDIAYAEIVFDGYRAPSILQVPDARDVAVEFYSLSKTYNMPGWRVGFMCGNAKLVAALARMKSYLDYGMFTPIQVAAITALEGPQDCVEEIRETYRVRRDVLCEGLTAAGWPVEKPKATMFVWARIPEPYRDLGSLEFSKRLLKEAKVAVAPGIGFGSYGDDHVRFGLIENVQRTRQAIRGIRQMLRNQA from the coding sequence GTGAAAGACGATTTCCCGCGAATTCAACGCCTTCCCCCTTACGTATTCAACATCGTCAACGAACTCAAGGCCAAGGCCCGGGCGCGCGGCGAGGACATTATCGATTTCGGCATGGGCAATCCGGACCAGCCGACGCCGGAACACATCGTGGAAAAGCTCGTTGAGGCGGCGCGGCGCGGCGACACGCATCGCTATTCCGTGTCGCGCGGTATCCCGCGTTTGCGGCGTGCTATCTGCCATTGGTACAAGACGCGCTTCGATGTCGATCTCGACCCGGACAGTGAAGCCATCGTTACGATCGGCTCGAAAGAGGGGCTTGCGCATCTCGCGTTGGCGACTCTGGGGCCGGGCGATGCCGTGTTGGTGCCGAATCCGGCGTATCCCATTCACCCCTATGGCTGCGTGATTGCCGGTGCCGACATCCGCCATGTGCCGATGACGCCGGATGTGGACTTTTTCCATGAGCTCGAACGGGCCATCGTCGACAGTTGGCCGCGCCCGAAAATGCTGATCCTGAACTTCCCCGGCAACCCGACCGGGCAGTGCGTCGAACTGGATTTCTTCGAGAAGGTCGTCGCCATTGCGCGCGAGCATGGCATCTGGGTGGTACACGACATCGCCTATGCCGAAATCGTCTTCGACGGCTACCGTGCGCCGTCCATCCTGCAAGTGCCTGACGCCAGGGATGTGGCGGTCGAGTTTTACTCCTTGTCGAAAACGTACAACATGCCCGGTTGGCGCGTCGGTTTCATGTGCGGCAATGCGAAACTGGTCGCCGCCCTGGCGCGGATGAAATCCTACCTCGACTACGGCATGTTCACCCCCATTCAGGTTGCTGCGATCACGGCGCTCGAAGGGCCTCAAGACTGTGTGGAGGAGATCAGGGAAACCTATCGCGTGCGTCGCGATGTGTTGTGCGAAGGCTTGACAGCCGCCGGCTGGCCGGTCGAAAAACCCAAGGCCACGATGTTCGTTTGGGCGCGTATTCCCGAGCCGTATCGGGACCTCGGTTCGCTCGAATTCTCCAAGCGTTTGTTGAAAGAGGCCAAGGTTGCCGTCGCGCCCGGTATTGGCTTCGGTTCCTACGGCGACGATCATGTGCGCTTCGGGCTGATCGAAAATGTGCAGCGCACGCGTCAGGCGATCCGCGGCATCCGCCAGATGCTGCGTAACCAGGCATGA